A window of Pirellula sp. SH-Sr6A contains these coding sequences:
- a CDS encoding acetate--CoA ligase family protein — translation MSDLRFVTLIGPNRWSPAPMLELHYPASQAAETLSIGPALSADLLAFLESKSYTTTHPQSVANAELRARAVATSSFAGDLLLACARWFSAMAGVPTQDTRERLDLQAQIDSGEDSVVLPMEMEEQELSERCFELAVEMIGSYRRGENFSIPAKFRELFDYADDVRLGPSSRAILRAARRRSIPYTRLNRGSLVQLGEGKYQRRIWTAETDATSAIAEAIASDKDLTKRLLRQVGVSVPHGRQVRDAEDAWTAAQEIGFPVVVKPVNANHQRGISIELSTRDEILKAYDWAVQDGQSDEVMVEQFARGYHHRLLVVGNRMVAAARGHSEIVIGDGRSTVEELVALLNQDPRRGEAYTDPLGVVKLDAGAIIELKKQSLEVHSIPLPGQEVLVRRTGDLTTDCTEEVHPDLAEQAVLAARVVGLDIAGLDILATDISEPLESQRGAVVEVNAGPSLSPHVSPLFGKPQKVGDAIVDMLFPNDSPSRIRLIGVAKCLDSDSLVEQLSEQLRLRNIDFGMVSHGQAGFNGRIVDTGCETDASRVIALLCNPILSAIVIHVDLVTSATCGACAPRLDWLLLPHGALRGKFFEEHRSGLRSVLHAVPAGGHIFCENPEADVWPTLESWKLDGAHLHATLDGAFEIDV, via the coding sequence ATGTCAGACCTCCGCTTCGTCACGTTGATCGGCCCCAATCGGTGGTCGCCCGCTCCGATGCTGGAGCTTCACTACCCTGCATCGCAAGCGGCGGAAACGTTGTCGATAGGTCCTGCTCTCTCCGCAGACCTGTTGGCATTTCTCGAAAGCAAAAGCTACACCACGACCCACCCACAAAGCGTTGCCAATGCGGAATTGCGAGCGCGTGCGGTTGCGACCTCCTCATTCGCTGGGGACTTATTGCTGGCATGTGCTCGTTGGTTCTCGGCCATGGCGGGTGTTCCTACCCAAGACACACGAGAACGATTGGATCTTCAGGCTCAAATCGATTCCGGTGAAGATTCCGTGGTCCTTCCCATGGAGATGGAAGAGCAGGAGCTCAGCGAGCGATGCTTCGAACTGGCCGTGGAAATGATCGGCAGCTATCGTCGCGGGGAGAATTTTTCCATCCCTGCGAAGTTCCGGGAATTGTTCGATTACGCCGACGATGTGCGCCTGGGCCCTAGTTCGCGCGCGATCCTTCGCGCCGCGCGGCGACGCTCCATCCCTTACACACGACTCAATCGAGGGTCGCTCGTGCAATTAGGAGAAGGAAAATACCAACGTCGCATTTGGACGGCAGAAACCGATGCTACCAGCGCCATCGCGGAAGCCATCGCGAGCGATAAAGACTTGACCAAGAGACTATTGCGGCAGGTCGGAGTATCGGTCCCGCATGGTCGGCAAGTCCGCGATGCCGAAGACGCTTGGACCGCCGCCCAGGAGATTGGCTTCCCTGTCGTGGTCAAACCGGTCAATGCAAACCATCAGCGAGGAATCTCGATCGAGCTATCGACCCGCGATGAGATCTTGAAGGCCTACGATTGGGCCGTCCAAGATGGTCAGTCCGATGAAGTCATGGTCGAGCAATTCGCGCGAGGATACCACCATCGACTGCTGGTCGTCGGGAACCGCATGGTCGCGGCAGCGCGCGGGCATTCGGAAATCGTCATCGGAGACGGTAGAAGCACCGTGGAAGAATTGGTCGCGCTTCTCAATCAAGATCCACGTCGCGGTGAGGCCTACACCGATCCTCTCGGCGTAGTGAAACTCGATGCAGGGGCCATTATCGAATTAAAGAAGCAATCGCTGGAAGTCCACAGTATTCCCTTGCCCGGTCAAGAAGTTCTCGTACGTCGAACAGGCGACTTGACAACCGACTGCACCGAAGAGGTGCATCCGGATTTAGCCGAACAAGCCGTGCTCGCAGCCCGCGTCGTGGGGCTCGATATCGCTGGACTGGATATCCTCGCGACCGACATTTCGGAACCGCTTGAGTCGCAGCGAGGGGCGGTCGTGGAAGTCAATGCGGGACCGTCGCTCTCTCCGCACGTTTCCCCTCTTTTTGGGAAACCCCAAAAGGTCGGAGATGCGATTGTCGATATGCTCTTTCCGAACGATAGTCCTAGTCGGATTCGTTTGATCGGAGTTGCCAAGTGCCTTGATTCCGATAGCTTGGTCGAACAGTTGTCGGAGCAGTTGAGGCTTCGCAATATCGACTTTGGGATGGTGAGCCACGGACAGGCTGGATTCAACGGCAGGATTGTGGACACCGGGTGCGAGACCGATGCGTCGCGAGTGATTGCGTTATTATGCAATCCGATTCTCAGTGCCATTGTGATCCATGTCGATTTGGTGACCTCCGCGACCTGTGGGGCATGCGCTCCCAGGCTAGACTGGCTGCTGTTACCGCACGGGGCTTTGCGAGGCAAGTTCTTCGAAGAGCATCGATCGGGATTGCGATCCGTGTTGCACGCCGTACCGGCAGGTGGTCACATTTTTTGCGAAAACCCTGAAGCGGATGTTTGGCCCACGCTCGAATCTTGGAAGCTCGACGGCGCCCATCTCCACGCCACGCTCGATGGTGCGTTCGAGATCGATGTTTGA
- the groES gene encoding co-chaperone GroES: MAKVNLRPLDDRVVVQPMEAEETTAGGIVLPDSAKEKPQRGKVIAVGPGKLLDNGVRAALSVSVGDEVIFGKYGGSEVEVDGVEYKILRESDVLAKLA; encoded by the coding sequence ATGGCAAAAGTTAATCTCCGTCCGCTCGATGATCGTGTCGTTGTTCAGCCGATGGAAGCGGAAGAAACCACCGCAGGGGGCATTGTTCTGCCCGATTCGGCGAAAGAGAAGCCACAGCGTGGAAAGGTGATCGCGGTCGGTCCAGGCAAATTGCTGGACAATGGCGTGCGAGCAGCGTTGAGTGTTTCCGTTGGGGACGAAGTGATCTTCGGCAAGTACGGCGGAAGCGAAGTAGAAGTAGACGGTGTTGAGTACAAGATCCTTCGCGAGAGCGATGTTCTTGCCAAGCTCGCGTAA
- the groL gene encoding chaperonin GroEL (60 kDa chaperone family; promotes refolding of misfolded polypeptides especially under stressful conditions; forms two stacked rings of heptamers to form a barrel-shaped 14mer; ends can be capped by GroES; misfolded proteins enter the barrel where they are refolded when GroES binds), whose translation MVFDDEARQPLLAGVSKLAKAVRSTLGPRGRNAVLDKGWGSPKITKDGVTVAEEIELDDPYENLGAQLVKEAASKTNDVAGDGTTTATVLAEAIFREGLKMIASGADPMSLSRGIAKAVEVVKGEIDKIAIPIDAKSKKEIKQVATIAGNNDPTIGDVLAEAFIKVGKDGVIAVEEGRGSETTVEVVEGMQFDRGFLSPHFVTNQDEVTVELEDCHILIHEEKISNNKKLIPILEAISKAKKPLLIIAEDIDGDALATLVINKMRGILSVAAVKAPGYGDRRKAILGDIASLTNGKAIFKDLGIDLESVKITDLGRAKKITITSENTVIIGGAGKKDAIEGRVAQIRREIDNTDSDYDREKLQERLAKLAGGVAQINVGAATETEMKERKALLDDAKAATQAALDEGIVPGGGVALLRCEAALKKLTLEGDEKFGAMIIANILDYPLRSIANNAGLDGAVVVNRVRQQKERTEGYDANANKYVDMIKAGIIDPAKVVKTALSNAASVASLLLTTESLITEIPKEEEPAAGGHHDHDHGMGGMGGMGGMGGMGGMGGMGGMGGMGGMM comes from the coding sequence ATGGTATTTGATGACGAAGCGCGTCAGCCGTTATTGGCTGGTGTTTCGAAGCTAGCAAAAGCGGTTCGCAGCACCTTGGGACCTCGCGGTCGCAATGCGGTGCTCGACAAGGGCTGGGGCTCGCCAAAGATCACTAAGGACGGTGTCACGGTTGCAGAAGAAATCGAGTTGGATGACCCTTACGAGAACTTGGGCGCCCAGTTGGTGAAAGAGGCGGCTAGCAAGACGAATGACGTTGCTGGTGACGGAACGACCACCGCGACGGTTCTGGCGGAAGCGATTTTCCGTGAAGGCCTGAAAATGATTGCTTCGGGCGCCGACCCGATGTCTCTCTCTCGCGGGATTGCAAAGGCCGTAGAAGTCGTGAAGGGAGAGATCGATAAGATCGCAATTCCGATCGACGCCAAGAGCAAGAAAGAGATCAAGCAAGTTGCGACGATCGCCGGAAACAACGACCCAACCATCGGCGACGTGCTTGCCGAGGCCTTTATCAAGGTCGGAAAAGATGGCGTCATCGCTGTGGAAGAAGGGCGTGGCAGTGAAACGACGGTGGAAGTCGTCGAGGGGATGCAGTTCGATCGCGGATTCCTCTCCCCGCACTTCGTCACCAATCAAGACGAAGTGACGGTGGAGCTCGAGGATTGCCATATCCTCATCCACGAAGAAAAGATCAGCAACAACAAGAAACTCATCCCGATTCTGGAAGCGATTAGCAAGGCGAAGAAGCCCTTGTTGATTATCGCGGAAGATATCGACGGTGATGCGCTGGCGACCTTGGTTATCAACAAGATGCGAGGCATTCTCAGCGTGGCTGCAGTGAAGGCTCCGGGGTATGGCGATCGCCGCAAAGCGATTTTGGGAGACATCGCTTCCTTGACCAATGGCAAGGCCATCTTCAAGGATCTCGGTATCGATTTGGAGTCGGTTAAGATCACCGATTTGGGTCGAGCCAAAAAGATCACCATCACGAGTGAAAACACCGTGATCATCGGCGGGGCGGGGAAGAAAGATGCGATCGAAGGTCGCGTTGCTCAGATCCGTCGCGAGATTGACAACACCGATAGCGATTACGATCGCGAAAAGTTGCAAGAGCGTTTGGCCAAGCTGGCTGGAGGGGTTGCTCAGATCAACGTCGGGGCTGCGACCGAAACCGAAATGAAGGAGCGCAAGGCGTTGCTCGACGACGCGAAGGCTGCGACTCAGGCCGCGTTGGATGAAGGGATCGTTCCTGGCGGCGGCGTTGCATTGCTCCGATGCGAAGCCGCGTTGAAGAAGCTGACCTTGGAAGGGGACGAGAAGTTCGGCGCGATGATCATCGCGAACATCCTCGATTACCCACTCCGTTCGATTGCCAACAACGCGGGCCTGGATGGCGCCGTGGTGGTCAATCGTGTGCGTCAGCAAAAAGAACGCACCGAAGGGTACGACGCCAATGCGAACAAGTATGTCGACATGATCAAGGCGGGGATCATCGATCCAGCCAAGGTGGTGAAAACGGCCTTGAGCAATGCTGCGTCGGTTGCATCGCTGTTGCTCACGACCGAGTCGCTCATCACGGAAATTCCTAAGGAAGAAGAGCCCGCAGCTGGCGGACATCACGACCATGATCACGGAATGGGTGGCATGGGAGGAATGGGAGGTATGGGAGGTATGGGAGGTATGGGAGGTATGGGCGGTATGGGCGGCATGGGCGGCATGATGTAG
- a CDS encoding SulP family inorganic anion transporter, translating into MSSTSPTDPSIPHGNLHGFRRYFREDVLSGFLVFLIALPLCLGISLASGFPPQAGIFTAIVGALLTPFLSNSELTIKGPAAGLIVIVLGCIQSFGGDGDAIFSLADTAAYRATLAVALAAACLQFAFGLFRGGIIGDFFPSAAVHGMLAAIGVIIMLKQFPVALGVSAKGEPLELLQEIPHFILEANPAIAGIGFTSLAIMFLWPMLGARLPWLKPIPSPLIVLAISIPMGVWLQLLHQHSYYLANHEYQLGDQYLVPISGELFGLFHQFETPDFEALGQPKAWWWVFLFFIIGSLESLLSAKAVDLLDPFKRKSSLDRDLMAVGVANAAAAAIGGLPMISEIVRSRANVDNGARTRFSNLWHGVFLLVCCSLIPMFLHLIPLSALAAMLVYTGYRLAHPREFINVYRIGREQLMIFVITLCAVLATDLLVGILIGIGVKIALHIANGVPLKSIFKPYLEVEQQGEDRCVIHAHQSAIFSNWIPFRRQIEDLGLIQRQNVTINLSNTKIVDSSVMEKLHEMQEIFTSEGLELKITGLESHSAFASHAMSTRKGGLLRMRRLTVLASIELGDRIEAICNPFELVSFASQECKGRSSFSSMHDMELPAAPISKYLRIEVVASSAVCESIVAQMRIELQPADAVTVYTESIDMMRRPVGPSAIDGESISLDPAQTSINQ; encoded by the coding sequence ATGTCTTCGACCTCTCCTACCGACCCGTCGATACCCCACGGCAATCTCCACGGCTTCCGAAGATACTTTCGCGAAGACGTTCTTTCCGGGTTCCTGGTTTTTCTCATCGCACTTCCACTTTGTCTCGGAATCTCGTTAGCTAGCGGTTTCCCACCCCAAGCAGGTATCTTCACCGCCATTGTCGGCGCGTTGCTCACTCCCTTCCTCAGCAATAGCGAGCTGACGATCAAAGGGCCCGCGGCAGGTCTGATCGTAATCGTCCTCGGGTGCATCCAGTCGTTCGGAGGAGACGGCGATGCGATCTTCAGCCTGGCGGATACGGCGGCATACCGCGCGACACTCGCTGTGGCATTGGCCGCAGCTTGCCTCCAGTTCGCGTTCGGGCTTTTCCGAGGTGGGATTATCGGCGACTTTTTCCCCAGCGCTGCCGTTCACGGAATGCTCGCTGCGATCGGTGTCATCATTATGCTCAAGCAGTTTCCGGTCGCGCTGGGAGTGAGCGCGAAAGGCGAACCACTGGAACTGCTCCAAGAGATCCCCCATTTCATCTTGGAGGCGAACCCCGCCATCGCAGGAATTGGATTTACCAGTTTGGCCATCATGTTTCTTTGGCCGATGCTGGGCGCAAGACTGCCATGGCTCAAGCCAATCCCTTCCCCATTGATCGTGTTGGCCATCTCGATCCCCATGGGCGTTTGGCTGCAGTTGCTTCACCAACACTCTTATTACTTGGCCAACCACGAATACCAACTCGGCGATCAATACCTCGTTCCCATTTCCGGAGAGTTGTTCGGGCTGTTTCATCAATTCGAGACGCCTGATTTTGAAGCGTTGGGGCAACCCAAGGCTTGGTGGTGGGTTTTTCTTTTCTTCATCATCGGAAGTCTCGAATCGCTCTTGAGCGCGAAAGCCGTGGATCTGCTCGATCCCTTCAAACGCAAATCGAGTTTAGACCGAGATCTCATGGCGGTTGGAGTTGCCAATGCGGCTGCTGCCGCGATCGGAGGATTGCCGATGATCTCCGAAATCGTTCGCAGTCGAGCGAATGTCGATAACGGTGCACGAACTCGTTTCTCCAATCTCTGGCACGGGGTCTTTCTGCTGGTCTGCTGCAGCCTGATCCCGATGTTCCTCCATTTGATTCCACTCTCCGCCTTAGCTGCCATGCTGGTCTACACGGGATATCGCTTGGCTCACCCTCGCGAGTTCATCAACGTGTATCGGATCGGACGCGAGCAGCTCATGATCTTCGTTATCACGCTGTGTGCGGTCCTAGCGACCGACCTCTTGGTCGGCATCTTGATCGGAATCGGAGTGAAGATCGCATTGCATATCGCCAACGGGGTCCCGCTCAAGTCGATTTTCAAACCCTATTTGGAAGTGGAGCAACAGGGGGAAGATCGCTGCGTTATCCACGCGCACCAGTCCGCCATTTTCTCGAACTGGATCCCGTTTCGTCGCCAAATCGAAGACCTCGGATTGATCCAACGCCAAAACGTCACCATCAACCTCAGCAACACCAAAATCGTCGATAGCAGTGTGATGGAAAAACTACACGAGATGCAAGAGATCTTCACAAGCGAAGGACTGGAACTGAAGATCACCGGCTTGGAAAGCCATTCGGCGTTCGCATCCCATGCCATGTCGACTCGCAAGGGTGGATTGCTTCGGATGCGACGGCTCACCGTTCTGGCCTCCATCGAGCTGGGAGATCGTATCGAAGCCATTTGCAATCCTTTTGAGCTCGTGTCTTTCGCCTCCCAAGAATGCAAAGGTCGCAGCTCATTTTCATCAATGCACGATATGGAGCTTCCCGCCGCTCCCATCTCGAAATACTTGCGCATCGAAGTCGTCGCCTCCTCCGCCGTCTGCGAATCGATCGTTGCTCAGATGCGCATCGAACTCCAACCCGCCGATGCTGTGACCGTATACACCGAATCGATCGATATGATGCGCCGACCTGTAGGTCCCTCAGCGATCGATGGCGAATCGATTTCGCTCGATCCGGCCCAAACTTCCATCAATCAATAA
- a CDS encoding DUF72 domain-containing protein translates to MGKPNLGKDRIPTRIPGWDSWSYRLGCPVWGCKEWAGKVYPKGIASEHLLTWYSHSFPAVEGNSTFYSVPDAATFRRWSDQSAPGFQFSLKFPRSISHDHMLHGCDELLREWLARLELLREANKLGPTFLQLGPSFSFQHFERLRRFIDQLPIDWPWAVEVRHRDWFDEGEREERLRTLLTERQIDQVLFDSRPLNSLAPSDATEQASQGRKPKSPFRATVTGKRPMVRLIGRNELDEVTGYWDEWAQRIAEWIRSGLQPWIFTHAPDDRFAPDLAADFHRRLRQILPDHPDLPWPAAEKQEPEGLTQLELF, encoded by the coding sequence ATGGGCAAACCGAATTTAGGAAAAGACCGAATTCCCACTCGGATTCCAGGTTGGGACAGTTGGTCGTACCGCTTGGGTTGCCCCGTTTGGGGGTGCAAGGAATGGGCCGGCAAAGTCTATCCCAAAGGTATTGCTAGCGAGCATCTACTTACTTGGTACTCTCATTCCTTCCCCGCCGTAGAGGGAAACAGCACCTTCTATTCCGTTCCCGACGCCGCCACCTTTCGGCGATGGTCCGATCAATCCGCTCCAGGCTTCCAGTTCTCGCTGAAGTTCCCTCGTAGTATTTCCCATGATCACATGCTCCACGGGTGCGACGAATTGTTGCGAGAGTGGCTTGCCCGTTTGGAGTTGCTCCGCGAAGCAAACAAGCTGGGACCTACTTTTCTTCAACTTGGACCTTCCTTCTCCTTTCAACACTTCGAACGTCTCCGACGCTTTATCGATCAGCTTCCTATCGATTGGCCTTGGGCTGTCGAGGTCCGGCATCGCGATTGGTTTGATGAAGGGGAGCGAGAAGAACGACTGCGGACGCTTCTGACCGAAAGGCAAATCGACCAAGTCCTCTTCGATTCCCGCCCCCTCAACTCGCTCGCACCATCCGATGCGACCGAGCAAGCTTCACAGGGTCGCAAGCCGAAGAGTCCTTTTCGCGCGACGGTAACGGGAAAACGACCGATGGTACGCCTCATCGGTCGCAACGAACTGGATGAGGTTACCGGTTACTGGGATGAGTGGGCACAACGAATCGCGGAATGGATTCGGAGTGGCCTGCAGCCGTGGATCTTTACCCATGCGCCCGACGACCGATTCGCCCCCGATCTCGCGGCGGATTTCCATCGTCGATTGCGACAGATTCTCCCAGATCATCCCGATCTTCCTTGGCCTGCCGCGGAAAAACAAGAACCCGAGGGACTCACGCAACTGGAGTTGTTCTGA
- a CDS encoding response regulator: protein MQLTHPNVLITDDDRDFRLSLADALTRRGYAPVLAADGIEALDVIRHGNIHLALMDVHMPRLDGLGTLETVRSQHPDMPCILMSAELDDAIVARAIALRTPEVLRKPFRLQVLAEKIQRLMDAAYRIR, encoded by the coding sequence ATGCAACTTACCCATCCCAACGTATTAATCACAGACGACGATCGAGATTTTCGATTGTCCCTGGCGGACGCATTGACCCGTCGCGGATACGCCCCCGTCCTGGCAGCGGATGGAATAGAAGCTCTCGACGTGATCCGACACGGCAATATCCATCTGGCCTTGATGGATGTCCATATGCCTCGGCTCGACGGACTCGGGACATTGGAAACAGTTCGATCTCAACATCCCGACATGCCTTGCATTTTGATGTCGGCGGAACTCGATGACGCCATTGTCGCGAGGGCCATAGCGCTGCGAACCCCAGAAGTTCTTCGCAAACCCTTTCGTCTGCAAGTACTGGCCGAAAAGATCCAGCGCCTCATGGACGCGGCTTATCGAATCCGATAG
- the groL gene encoding chaperonin GroEL (60 kDa chaperone family; promotes refolding of misfolded polypeptides especially under stressful conditions; forms two stacked rings of heptamers to form a barrel-shaped 14mer; ends can be capped by GroES; misfolded proteins enter the barrel where they are refolded when GroES binds), whose translation MAKQLLFDDQARARMLQGVEKLADAVAVTMGPTGRNVIIDKSFGGPTVTKDGVTVAKEIELEDRFENMGAKLVVEVAQKTSDLAGDGTTTATVLARAIFKEGLRNIAAGSNPSAIRRGIDKAVEAAVDKLQGMAKPVSNRDEVANVGAISANNDMSIGSLLAEALERVGKDGVITVEEGKTAQTTVEYVDGMQFDKGFVSPYFINTPADMSCTFDNALILLYEKKISNIRDLVPVLEKASASGQPLLIVAEDVDAEALTLLVVNKLRGTLNVCAVKAPGFGDRRKAMLGDIAVLTGGTFISEDLGIQLEKISLEHLGRAKKVVVDKNNTTIVEGGGDRKSIDQRVSQIRAQIEQTDSEYDKEKFQERLAKLAGGVAVISVGAETEADMKQKKARVEDALHATRAAVEEGILPGGGVALIRCREAVKSVVDSLKDDERTGADIILRALEAPLRQIADNAGIDGSVVADEVSQKPLTHGYDANKGEYVDMLKSGIIDPVKVVRTALANAASISGLLLTTEALVTTYDKEDKKKRRVEGAIN comes from the coding sequence GTGGCAAAGCAATTACTATTTGACGATCAAGCCCGAGCGAGAATGTTGCAAGGGGTTGAGAAGTTGGCAGACGCGGTCGCCGTCACGATGGGCCCCACTGGCCGCAACGTGATCATCGACAAGAGCTTCGGCGGCCCGACCGTTACCAAAGACGGTGTGACGGTGGCCAAGGAGATCGAACTCGAGGATCGCTTCGAAAACATGGGTGCGAAGCTTGTGGTCGAAGTTGCCCAAAAGACCAGCGATCTGGCTGGGGACGGGACGACGACTGCGACGGTTCTCGCTCGCGCTATTTTCAAAGAAGGACTTCGCAACATTGCAGCGGGTAGCAATCCCTCCGCGATTCGTCGAGGGATCGATAAGGCTGTGGAAGCGGCTGTCGATAAGCTGCAGGGGATGGCCAAGCCCGTCAGCAACCGGGACGAAGTCGCGAACGTTGGCGCGATCTCCGCGAACAATGACATGTCCATTGGTTCTCTCCTCGCCGAAGCGTTGGAGCGAGTTGGCAAGGACGGCGTGATCACGGTTGAAGAGGGCAAGACTGCTCAAACAACCGTGGAATATGTCGACGGGATGCAGTTCGACAAGGGATTCGTGTCCCCTTACTTCATCAATACGCCAGCCGACATGAGCTGCACGTTCGACAATGCACTGATCCTTCTTTATGAAAAGAAGATCAGCAACATCCGCGACTTGGTTCCGGTTCTGGAGAAAGCCAGCGCGTCGGGCCAACCCCTCTTGATCGTTGCGGAAGATGTCGATGCAGAAGCGTTGACGTTGTTGGTGGTAAACAAGCTGCGTGGCACGCTGAACGTTTGTGCTGTCAAGGCACCTGGTTTCGGCGATCGTCGCAAAGCGATGTTGGGAGACATTGCAGTTCTCACCGGCGGTACCTTTATCAGCGAAGATTTGGGTATTCAGTTGGAGAAGATCTCGTTGGAGCATCTCGGTCGAGCGAAGAAGGTCGTTGTCGATAAGAACAACACGACCATCGTCGAAGGGGGTGGAGATCGCAAATCGATTGATCAACGCGTCTCTCAGATCCGTGCTCAGATCGAGCAAACCGACAGCGAGTACGACAAGGAAAAGTTCCAAGAGCGACTGGCGAAGTTGGCTGGCGGTGTCGCGGTCATCAGTGTTGGTGCGGAAACCGAAGCCGACATGAAGCAAAAGAAGGCTCGTGTGGAAGACGCTTTGCACGCGACGCGAGCTGCGGTCGAAGAAGGTATTCTCCCTGGAGGTGGCGTTGCGTTGATTCGCTGCCGCGAGGCGGTCAAGTCTGTTGTAGACAGCCTTAAGGATGACGAGCGAACGGGTGCGGACATCATTCTCCGCGCTTTAGAGGCTCCTCTTCGTCAAATCGCTGACAATGCCGGTATCGACGGAAGCGTCGTTGCCGATGAGGTCAGCCAGAAACCTTTGACGCATGGTTACGATGCGAACAAGGGTGAGTATGTGGATATGCTCAAGTCCGGGATTATCGATCCTGTGAAGGTGGTCCGCACGGCGCTGGCTAATGCAGCGAGCATCTCCGGATTGCTTTTGACGACCGAAGCGTTGGTAACCACCTATGACAAGGAAGACAAGAAGAAGCGCAGGGTTGAAGGCGCGATCAACTAG
- a CDS encoding aminotransferase class I/II-fold pyridoxal phosphate-dependent enzyme: protein MAGPYSLWGELDSLLQDREEAGLLRRVSTWTPRSARCIEAPDGRSLVHFGANDYLALSWEPRVREAACVLPSGRYGAGASPLLTGHTEAHEVLRRRLAAMACSEGALLFSSGYAANVGVVSALAKGEDVVFSDRLNHASLIDGCRLSRARTFIYPHADLEELRALVRRHRGEGRRAWVVTDSVFSMDGDVAPVEKLEALAQEYDLGLIVDEAHATGVYGERGSGLLEERGCRSDRWIKVGTLSKAIGCSGGFVVGPGVLIRYLENAARSFLYSTSLPLGHCRAAAVAVDMLGAMGKERSALRSVSQTLRDRLRDLGHRVGKGDSPIIPIYAPSVRDVVAWSQRLAEGGFYVPAIRPPTVPEGGSLLRVSLNIAHTPGDLDALVDACRF, encoded by the coding sequence ATGGCAGGGCCATATTCGTTGTGGGGGGAGTTGGACAGTCTCTTGCAGGATCGGGAGGAAGCAGGTTTGCTTCGCCGCGTCTCGACCTGGACCCCTCGGTCGGCGCGTTGCATCGAGGCTCCGGATGGTCGGAGTTTGGTTCACTTTGGGGCGAACGATTATCTCGCTTTGAGTTGGGAGCCTCGTGTCCGGGAGGCTGCCTGTGTCCTGCCATCGGGGAGATATGGTGCAGGCGCGAGCCCGTTGCTTACCGGGCACACCGAAGCGCATGAAGTGTTGCGAAGGAGGCTTGCTGCGATGGCGTGCAGCGAAGGGGCATTGCTTTTCTCAAGTGGTTATGCGGCGAATGTGGGGGTGGTGAGCGCTCTGGCGAAGGGAGAGGACGTGGTGTTTAGCGATCGGCTCAACCACGCGAGCTTGATCGATGGTTGTCGCCTCAGTCGAGCGAGAACGTTCATTTATCCCCACGCGGATCTCGAGGAGTTGCGAGCGCTGGTGCGTCGGCATCGTGGTGAGGGGCGACGCGCCTGGGTAGTGACCGACTCGGTGTTCAGCATGGATGGCGATGTGGCCCCTGTCGAAAAACTCGAGGCGCTTGCTCAAGAGTACGACCTCGGCTTGATCGTGGACGAAGCCCATGCGACGGGGGTATATGGGGAGCGAGGGAGTGGGTTGCTTGAGGAGCGAGGCTGCCGTTCGGACCGATGGATCAAAGTTGGGACGCTGAGCAAGGCGATTGGATGTTCGGGCGGGTTCGTGGTAGGTCCCGGTGTTCTGATTCGGTATTTGGAGAATGCGGCGCGTTCGTTCCTTTACAGCACCTCGTTGCCTCTAGGGCATTGCCGGGCAGCCGCGGTCGCGGTGGATATGCTTGGCGCGATGGGGAAGGAAAGGAGTGCATTGCGAAGTGTGTCGCAGACGCTGCGCGATCGATTGAGGGATTTGGGGCACCGCGTGGGAAAGGGGGATAGTCCAATTATTCCCATTTATGCCCCGTCGGTGCGCGATGTGGTGGCTTGGAGTCAGCGGTTGGCGGAAGGGGGGTTTTACGTCCCGGCGATACGACCTCCCACCGTGCCAGAAGGGGGGAGTCTGTTGCGAGTGAGCTTGAATATCGCTCATACCCCGGGCGACCTCGACGCGTTGGTGGACGCATGTCGTTTTTGA